The DNA sequence ATAAAAAAGCCGGAAAAGACGCCCGCATCACCATAAAAATAAATAACCTTCAGGAAAGCCATCTTATCGACTGCCTGTATGAGGCGAGTAATGCAGGCGTGGAGGTAAGGCTAATGGTAAGGGGAATCTGCTGCCTGATCCCCGGCGTCGGAGGAATGAGCGATCATATTACCGTATATCGCATTGTAGATCGCTACCTGGAGCATGGACGGGTATTCGTTTTTCATAATAACGGTGAGCCGGACTTGTTTATGGGCTCCGCCGACCTGATGGACCGCAACCTGCACCGCAGGATAGAAGTATTATTCCCCTTATATGATAAAAAGCTGAAGGCGGAAATGCTGCAGCTTATGGAGTTACAGTTCCGGGATAATATCCAGGCGGTTAGCCTTGACAGAGACGGGAAAATGCAGCCGACGCTAAAGGGGGAGAAGGAAGGACCGGTTCAGTCACAGCTGGAAATTTACGAGCGCCTCGGCGCCCGGCTGTGAAACCGTTTGATGTGAAGTCATTAGATGTCACGCTGAATATTCTGACGACTGAACTAAAACGTTCCCTTTAGGGCAAACCCGCTGACCGAAGGGGCCAGCTGCCAGCTGATCCGCTGCTTTTTCCGGAAAGGATCATTCGATTTATTGTATTCCATCCGCCTTATCACTGCGTCGGCGCAGAACCAGGAAATGGCTCCCCCGAAGGCAAGATCGCTTATCCAGTGCGCATCGCTGTGCATGCGGCTGATAAAGGTACTGCCTGCCGCCGCGTAGAAGAATACCTTCAGTACAGGATGTTCGACCCGCCTGCCAAGGACAAGGGCGGTTGCTAATGCGACCTGCATATGCCCCGATGGAAAGGAATGATAATCGGGCAGGTCTGAAAATGGTTTAAAAGCCCCGTTTCCGATATTGGTGCCCGGCCGGGCCCTTCCAACCGCAGTTTTCATGATGGTTTGTATCGCCGCGCTGGTGAGAAAAGCGCTTCCCAGGATAAGGCCGGTTTCCCTGGCCCACTCGTTTTTGAAAATAATTCCGCTAAGGTAAAAGCCGCCGGTGAGGGCGAAGGCTGCGTATGGCTTCCCGTAATGAAAACCAGCTGTTTCAACGGCCTCCCAGCCGGGCCCGCTGCGCTGATGCCAGAAGTCCCTTACCGGCTGATCGGCCAGTGCGAGCAGGGTCGTCCCGGCAATTGTACCGCCCAGCTTGATCCAGTCACGGCCGTCCCAGCGGAGCGGCCCGCTCCAGGTATATAAGGAAGCATCCGCGAAACGCAGGAAATCATTAAGCAGCGGACGCTCCTGCCTGGAAGGGGCGGTAGGGCTGGAAGAGCTGGTAGCGTTAAGGGCATCCGTCTTGTCCTGCAGCTTCCTGGGCCCCTGCATCCCATGTGTGTCTTGCAGTCCGGTTGTGTCTTGTAGTCCCGGCGTGTCCGGAAGCCGCACCCTATCTTGAAGTCCGGAGGTATCCTGCAGCACCGGACGGTTCTGCAATGCGGGCTTATGCTGCGATACGGGGGCGCCCGGACTGCCCGCTCCGGTTTCCACAGAAAGCGCTGTCAGAAGAAGGGCTCCCATGAGAGCCAGGTATTTTTTCCGGTTTTGCAAAGCCAAAGACAGGTTCGTTTTTTTTTCTTAAACTAAAGACGTTGATATGGAACGCCTAAGGTGCGATCATTGTTTTTACCTGGGTTGTATGGGCGCTGAAATAACCTAGCGCTCCGCCCCGGATATTGCTCACCGGGTTGGCCGGGGTCGCGGGGCTTCCGTCGCCTGTGGCGCCCTGTTCCAGGCTGAACCAGTATGTATACATGTCGGCGTCAATGCATTGCATTTCAATTGTCAGTTCATCTCCGCTTTGGATCCGGTCTTCTTCGTCCGTGCCGGGATCCATATAAAGCTTGGTCTCGAACGTACGTCCGTCCACCAGCTCGTCGTCGCGGGTGTAGAATCCCTCGGTTTTTTCGCCGTTTATGTATTGGATGTAGCGGTATTTATTTTCAATGCCGGCCGGATCGGGGAATTCAATATTTGCCAGTTTCCAGTTTTCGCCGAAAATATTTTCCTCCGTGACATAGATCGTATCCATATTCACCTGCTCCGGCATGGTGGAACTTGCTGTATAGGTCGTTCCGCCGATGATGACTTCCAGGAGATAAGTCGTTCCGCTGGAACCGGCAAAGGAAGAAGCCTCATAAATGCCCGGTTCTGTTTCAGTCAGCAGGACCGGCGCCTCGGATCCCTGGCTGCTGATGCTTACCACGGCGCCGCTGATGCCGGGAAAGTCATTGTTTTCGTCAAAATCCTTTGTTTGACTGATCAAAACCCTGCAGCCGCCGGCTTCGTTGGTCAGGGTGCCTTCGATAACGTATTTAGCTTCCACACCTTTCAGGTCAAGGTCAATAACCTTTTCGCAGGAAGCAAGCAGGATGGCCGGCAGCGTGAGAAGGAGGGCGGCAAACAGCCGGGAGCCTGCATTAAGGGAACGTATTGTTGTTGAAAACATGGATTTAAAATTTAAAGTTATAGGAGATGGAGGGAATGAATTTAAAGATAGCCGTTTGGACGGCTTCGGTGATGTTGGGATCGTTTTCCCCTTCCCGGAAGCTAATGGTATAGGCGTTTTCCCTTCCGTAGGCATTATACAGGCTAAAGGTGAGTTCAGAAGAGAACTTCTCCCGTTGTTTGAGCTTCCAGGTGGCGCCGATATCCAGCCGGTGATAGTCTGGCATACGATACGCGTTCCGCTCGGTATAGTAATAAATAATATCCCCGTCAAGACGGTATTTTCCCGCAGGCAGTGTGACGGCGTCTCCGGTATAGTAAATAAAATTAGCCGACAGCGTCCACCTCGGGTTTAGCTGGTACATGGCTACGATGGCAATATCGTGCGTGCGGTCCTGCCGGGCCCTGTACCAGTTGTTATTATTAATGCCATCGATCTGCCGCTCGGTTTTAGAGAGGGTATAGCTGAGCCAGCCGGTGAATTTTCCGGTCTTCTTCTTAAAATGCCACTCCAGCCCATACGCCCGGCCCTTTCCGAAAAGTAACTGGGTTTCAATGGCATCGCCCTGCCAGAAGACATCCGCGCCATCCCGGTAATCAATTTGGTTTTGGAGGTCTTTGTAATAGGTTTCAACAGTTAGTTCGTATTTGCCGGAAAACAGGTCCCTGTAATAACCCAGCGAAACCTGGTCGGCGATCTCCGGCTTGATCAGGTTGGTGCTGGCCAGCCATTTATCGGTAGGGCTGGAGGCGGAGGAATTAGAAATGAGATGCAGGTTTTGAACGTTCCGGGCATAGGATGCTTTCAGGGAGCTGTTATCGTTCAGGCGATAACTGGCAGCCAGCCGGGGTTCCAGGTTGAACCAGGTTTTTACCACGTCTCCCTTTTTGTAACTCATGGTGTCGGTCACCTTGCCTTCCGTGTCAATGCGGTAAAATTCGCCTTCTCCAAGTATGCTGAAGGCGGTAGCCCGCAGGCCGTACGTAATGTGTAAACGGTCCGAAGCTTCCCAGGTATTACTCGCATACAGGGAATTCTCCAGGGAACGCCTTTTTTGCAGTATCTCCGGGTTGATGCTGGAATTGGCGGAGGTGACTTCTCCCGGCCGGATCGTATGGCGGATGGCATTAAACCCAAAGCGGATATTATTCCGGTTGTTGAGAAACCACTGAAATTCCTGTTTAAGATTCCAGTCGCGTATTTGTGAAAATATGTCAAAATCCGCCGCCCCGCTCCGGATTGAGATCTTGTAATTATAATTGCTGAAGATCAGGGACGTATTGGAAAAGAGTTTATTGTTAAAAATATGGTTCCAGCGTACGGTTCCCGTCCCGTTCCCCCAGTCAAGGCCGAAGGTTTCTCCTACGCCAAGCCGGTCCT is a window from the Anseongella ginsenosidimutans genome containing:
- a CDS encoding DUF4249 domain-containing protein codes for the protein MFSTTIRSLNAGSRLFAALLLTLPAILLASCEKVIDLDLKGVEAKYVIEGTLTNEAGGCRVLISQTKDFDENNDFPGISGAVVSISSQGSEAPVLLTETEPGIYEASSFAGSSGTTYLLEVIIGGTTYTASSTMPEQVNMDTIYVTEENIFGENWKLANIEFPDPAGIENKYRYIQYINGEKTEGFYTRDDELVDGRTFETKLYMDPGTDEEDRIQSGDELTIEMQCIDADMYTYWFSLEQGATGDGSPATPANPVSNIRGGALGYFSAHTTQVKTMIAP
- a CDS encoding TonB-dependent receptor — encoded protein: MTNSRLLIFLTTFLFTTSSYAQETFTISGTIQSASTGETLIGVSVIAGTAGTASNEYGFFSITLPEGAYRLEISALGMQSKSVEVELDKDIQLNIQLEEASQSLEGVTVTAPSEGRSLESPQMGVEQLSAEEIKNIPVLLGERDIIKSMQLLPGIKSAGEGSSGFFVRGGARDQNLILLDEAPVYNASHLLGFFSTFNSDAIKNMTLYKGGMPAQYGGRLSSVLDLKMNEGNNREYDVSGGIGLISAKLNVEGPVQKGRSSFLVTGRRTYADLFLKLSNDSTINNNTLYFYDLNAKINYTLGDKDRIYLSGYFGQDRLGVGETFGLDWGNGTGTVRWNHIFNNKLFSNTSLIFSNYNYKISIRSGAADFDIFSQIRDWNLKQEFQWFLNNRNNIRFGFNAIRHTIRPGEVTSANSSINPEILQKRRSLENSLYASNTWEASDRLHITYGLRATAFSILGEGEFYRIDTEGKVTDTMSYKKGDVVKTWFNLEPRLAASYRLNDNSSLKASYARNVQNLHLISNSSASSPTDKWLASTNLIKPEIADQVSLGYYRDLFSGKYELTVETYYKDLQNQIDYRDGADVFWQGDAIETQLLFGKGRAYGLEWHFKKKTGKFTGWLSYTLSKTERQIDGINNNNWYRARQDRTHDIAIVAMYQLNPRWTLSANFIYYTGDAVTLPAGKYRLDGDIIYYYTERNAYRMPDYHRLDIGATWKLKQREKFSSELTFSLYNAYGRENAYTISFREGENDPNITEAVQTAIFKFIPSISYNFKF
- a CDS encoding phosphatase PAP2 family protein codes for the protein MGALLLTALSVETGAGSPGAPVSQHKPALQNRPVLQDTSGLQDRVRLPDTPGLQDTTGLQDTHGMQGPRKLQDKTDALNATSSSSPTAPSRQERPLLNDFLRFADASLYTWSGPLRWDGRDWIKLGGTIAGTTLLALADQPVRDFWHQRSGPGWEAVETAGFHYGKPYAAFALTGGFYLSGIIFKNEWARETGLILGSAFLTSAAIQTIMKTAVGRARPGTNIGNGAFKPFSDLPDYHSFPSGHMQVALATALVLGRRVEHPVLKVFFYAAAGSTFISRMHSDAHWISDLAFGGAISWFCADAVIRRMEYNKSNDPFRKKQRISWQLAPSVSGFALKGTF